In Urechidicola croceus, a single window of DNA contains:
- a CDS encoding SusC/RagA family TonB-linked outer membrane protein: protein MQKFKFRNLQKQGKRLKFVLALFFCSLSAFMTAQTVSGVITDADGSPLPGVNVVEKGTSNGVSSDFDGNYQISVGQNATLVFSSLGFDTQEIQVAGKVVINVTMAEDLQSLDEVVVIGYGTQLKENLSGSVSTVDTEALENIPQVSIDQMIQGRAAGVTVTQNSGQPGSSVSVRIRGVNTISGSSEPLYIIDGVPVSGESSGGDNSGLSPLAAINPSDIESVNVLKDASATAIYGSRGSNGVVIITTKRGKSGKGTFAYDTFLAVQQPTNKIEVLDLPGYAVLQNEMSEVYGIEPSIEFLRPELLGKGTNWQDEIFDNALMQNHQISFSGGQDGTNYFVSAGYLDQEGTVIGSAFDRLTVRANVNTKLNDWITAGVSMTSSRTNEKLTLNGQNNGIIGLSLANNPATAVYNPDGSFAGPVTADEIANGIRNPIAEALSIDNRLVRNRVLGNIYLQFKLSDHLDFRTELGGDFGTNQQDNFQPTYTYGALDRGENQLNTRRENNDFWVIKNLLTYHNTFNDKHDFTVLFGQEAQQSSWGGIIAQDGDFVSNDVPILGTGNANDFTDQYKGSSALESYFSRMIYTFDRRFNITASIRADGSSKFAEGNKWGYFPSISGSWNFSNEKFMENVTSVQDIKIYGGYGEVGNQNIPNFAYGSRLNTENTGLGTAFSIANYANPDLTWESSTQINVGVDMAFFDRKLDVTVEGYKKISKDFLYQLAVTDFITGGASPGAITAPWVNLGEMVNKGVDLTIGYNTVSNNDFSWNSSLTLSHYKNEVTKLLDDLTINESVFIADNNENVTFTQEGEPLGLFYGYKVDGLFRTLDDIQGAPIQFNRPFQEGTSGTNWLGDIKFKDINGDGIIDANDRTEIGNPHPDFTFGFQNSLNYKNFDLSVFMQGSYGNDVINLIARDLTTVSLTYRNQLASVLDFWSIDNPNGNAPRIAADDTQNKNISDRYIEDGSYLRIQNVTLGYTLPSEILEKLGVSKLKFYGSIQNLHTFTNYSGYDPEVGSLNQNTLLTGVDYGRYPTPRTYTMGINIAF, encoded by the coding sequence ATGCAAAAGTTTAAATTTAGAAATTTACAAAAGCAGGGTAAACGATTAAAATTCGTATTGGCACTGTTCTTTTGTAGTTTAAGTGCTTTTATGACTGCACAGACTGTATCTGGTGTGATAACAGATGCTGATGGTTCTCCTTTACCAGGAGTAAATGTAGTAGAAAAGGGAACAAGCAACGGTGTGAGTTCAGATTTTGATGGGAACTATCAAATTTCTGTCGGTCAGAATGCTACATTAGTGTTTAGTTCACTAGGTTTTGATACCCAAGAAATACAAGTAGCAGGTAAAGTTGTTATCAACGTTACCATGGCTGAGGATTTACAAAGCCTCGATGAGGTAGTAGTAATTGGGTATGGAACTCAATTAAAAGAAAATTTAAGTGGTTCTGTTTCGACTGTAGATACTGAGGCGTTGGAAAACATTCCTCAAGTTAGTATTGATCAAATGATACAAGGTAGAGCTGCTGGTGTTACAGTTACTCAAAACTCTGGTCAGCCAGGAAGTTCTGTTTCTGTAAGAATTCGTGGTGTAAATACTATCTCTGGTTCAAGTGAACCGCTTTATATTATTGATGGTGTACCGGTTTCAGGAGAAAGTAGTGGTGGAGATAATTCTGGCTTAAGTCCTTTAGCAGCAATTAATCCAAGTGATATTGAGTCTGTAAACGTACTTAAAGATGCATCTGCAACGGCAATTTATGGATCAAGAGGTTCAAATGGAGTTGTAATTATTACTACAAAAAGAGGTAAAAGTGGAAAAGGTACATTTGCCTATGATACATTCTTAGCTGTTCAACAACCTACTAATAAAATAGAAGTATTAGATTTACCAGGCTACGCTGTACTACAAAATGAAATGTCCGAAGTTTATGGAATTGAACCAAGTATTGAGTTTTTAAGACCAGAACTTTTAGGTAAAGGAACTAACTGGCAAGATGAAATTTTTGATAATGCATTAATGCAAAACCATCAAATTTCATTTTCTGGAGGTCAAGACGGTACAAACTATTTTGTTTCTGCAGGATATTTAGACCAAGAAGGAACAGTAATAGGTTCCGCATTTGATCGTCTAACTGTTAGAGCAAATGTTAATACTAAATTGAATGATTGGATTACTGCAGGTGTGAGTATGACATCAAGTAGAACCAATGAAAAATTGACCTTGAATGGACAAAACAATGGTATTATTGGTTTGTCTTTAGCAAATAACCCAGCGACTGCAGTTTATAACCCTGATGGGTCATTTGCGGGACCAGTTACTGCAGATGAAATTGCTAATGGTATAAGAAATCCAATTGCAGAGGCATTAAGTATTGATAATAGATTAGTTAGAAATAGAGTGCTAGGAAATATCTATTTACAATTTAAATTATCAGATCATTTAGACTTTAGAACAGAATTAGGAGGTGATTTTGGAACCAACCAACAAGATAATTTCCAGCCAACCTATACTTATGGAGCTTTAGATAGAGGTGAAAATCAATTGAATACAAGAAGAGAAAACAATGATTTTTGGGTAATCAAAAATTTATTGACTTACCATAATACTTTTAATGACAAGCACGACTTTACAGTGCTATTTGGTCAAGAGGCTCAACAATCAAGTTGGGGAGGTATAATTGCACAAGATGGAGATTTTGTAAGTAATGATGTTCCAATTTTGGGAACAGGTAATGCAAATGATTTTACAGACCAATATAAAGGTAGTTCTGCATTAGAATCTTATTTCAGTAGAATGATTTATACATTTGATAGAAGGTTTAATATTACAGCATCAATTAGAGCTGATGGTTCTTCTAAATTTGCAGAAGGAAATAAGTGGGGGTATTTCCCATCAATTTCAGGTTCTTGGAATTTTTCAAATGAGAAGTTTATGGAAAATGTAACTTCTGTTCAAGATATCAAAATATATGGAGGTTATGGTGAAGTAGGAAATCAAAACATCCCTAATTTTGCATATGGTTCAAGATTAAATACAGAAAATACAGGTTTAGGAACTGCATTTTCTATAGCTAATTATGCAAATCCTGATTTAACTTGGGAGTCATCAACACAAATAAATGTTGGTGTTGATATGGCATTTTTTGATAGAAAATTAGATGTAACCGTAGAAGGATATAAAAAGATATCAAAAGATTTCTTATATCAATTAGCAGTTACAGACTTCATTACAGGAGGTGCGTCTCCAGGGGCAATTACCGCACCATGGGTTAACTTAGGTGAAATGGTAAATAAAGGGGTAGACCTTACAATTGGCTATAACACAGTAAGTAATAATGATTTTTCATGGAACTCTTCTTTGACACTTTCTCACTATAAGAACGAGGTGACTAAATTATTAGACGATTTAACTATTAACGAAAGTGTATTTATTGCCGACAATAATGAGAATGTTACATTCACTCAAGAAGGTGAACCATTAGGTTTGTTTTATGGATATAAAGTTGATGGTTTATTTAGAACTTTAGATGATATACAAGGTGCTCCAATTCAGTTCAACAGACCATTTCAAGAGGGTACTTCAGGAACTAACTGGTTAGGAGATATTAAATTTAAAGATATAAATGGTGATGGTATCATAGATGCAAATGATAGAACTGAAATTGGTAATCCTCATCCAGATTTCACATTTGGTTTTCAAAATTCATTGAATTATAAAAACTTCGATTTATCAGTATTTATGCAAGGTTCTTATGGAAATGATGTAATTAATTTAATTGCTCGTGATTTAACAACTGTAAGTTTAACATATAGAAATCAATTAGCTTCGGTATTAGATTTCTGGAGTATTGATAACCCTAATGGAAATGCACCTAGAATTGCAGCAGATGATACTCAAAATAAAAATATATCAGATAGATATATAGAAGATGGATCTTATTTAAGAATTCAAAATGTTACTTTAGGTTATACTTTGCCTTCTGAAATACTTGAAAAATTAGGTGTTAGTAAATTAAAGTTTTACGGAAGTATCCAAAACTTACATACGTTTACTAATTATTCTGGATACGATCCTGAAGTAGGATCTTTAAATCAAAACACTTTATTAACAGGTGTAGATTATGGGCGTTATCCAACGCCAAGAACGTATACGATGGGAATTAATATAGCATTTTAA
- a CDS encoding RagB/SusD family nutrient uptake outer membrane protein — translation MNNNLFKTKFILIFTLALSVVSCGEDFLDRPPEDSYSVDEFYKTPEQVISSTNSIYARPWYNFVTNVAWCIGELSSGNGRTWDARNSAFDNFTINGNHGTLTQAWESLYAVIAQSNGVINTLPEKVDPSLPSSVVNNSIAEARFIRATAYFYLVRIFGSVPIIADNNVFVLEPIVPRNPESDIYQFIKLDLEYAIANLTNTKSTQPGRISSNGAKAMLSKIYLYEEDYSKAFQLSNEVINAGEFKLYGGDASDGDESGSYYDLFKTENDNNPESIFALQWSTSGQYAEGNGIQSLFAQGGITGDSSGWSAIGPSLDLQDAYEDTEEDLRYYATIMDPESFYPDLNGGFTVSENVNHQGTGVGIKKYVVGNAASNGGGGQQSYPNNTYILRYGEVLLINAEAALKGGGSVAVGTANFNKIRRRAGLDEIASPTVDDVFQERRIELAFEMEFWYDVIRLGANEAIEFLSNTERGTWNNDTTPATVNSEMFTPTIDDLLFPYPTAETQNNPALLEPPVPYQF, via the coding sequence ATGAATAATAATTTATTTAAGACAAAATTTATATTGATCTTTACTTTGGCATTATCTGTAGTTTCTTGTGGGGAAGATTTTCTTGACCGTCCACCAGAAGACTCATATAGTGTTGATGAATTTTATAAAACACCAGAGCAGGTGATATCATCTACAAACTCAATTTATGCCAGACCATGGTATAATTTTGTAACTAATGTAGCTTGGTGTATTGGAGAATTAAGTTCAGGAAACGGGCGTACTTGGGATGCAAGAAATTCTGCATTTGATAATTTTACAATTAATGGTAATCATGGTACTTTAACTCAAGCATGGGAATCTTTATATGCTGTAATCGCTCAATCAAATGGTGTAATTAACACCTTGCCGGAGAAAGTTGATCCAAGTTTACCTTCTTCAGTAGTTAATAATTCAATAGCCGAAGCTAGATTTATTAGAGCCACAGCTTATTTTTATTTAGTAAGAATTTTTGGATCAGTACCAATTATTGCCGATAACAATGTATTTGTTTTAGAGCCAATTGTACCTCGTAATCCAGAATCAGATATATATCAGTTCATAAAATTAGATTTAGAATATGCAATTGCAAATTTAACAAACACTAAATCTACACAGCCAGGTAGGATTTCTTCAAATGGTGCAAAGGCAATGTTGTCTAAGATTTATTTATACGAAGAAGATTACTCAAAGGCTTTTCAGTTATCAAATGAAGTAATTAATGCCGGAGAATTCAAACTTTATGGAGGTGATGCTTCAGATGGTGATGAAAGTGGTAGTTATTACGATTTGTTTAAAACAGAAAATGATAACAATCCAGAATCAATTTTTGCTTTACAGTGGTCAACTTCTGGTCAATATGCTGAAGGTAATGGAATTCAATCATTATTTGCTCAAGGTGGTATAACTGGAGATAGTTCTGGTTGGTCTGCTATTGGTCCTTCATTAGATCTGCAAGATGCATATGAAGATACAGAAGAAGATTTAAGATATTATGCTACAATTATGGACCCAGAATCTTTTTATCCAGATTTGAACGGAGGGTTTACAGTATCTGAAAATGTAAATCACCAAGGTACTGGTGTTGGTATTAAAAAATATGTTGTTGGTAATGCTGCTAGTAATGGTGGAGGTGGACAACAAAGTTATCCAAACAATACTTATATTTTAAGATATGGAGAGGTTTTATTAATCAATGCAGAAGCAGCATTAAAAGGTGGTGGATCTGTAGCAGTTGGTACTGCTAATTTTAATAAAATACGTCGTAGAGCAGGATTAGATGAAATTGCATCACCTACAGTAGATGATGTATTTCAGGAAAGAAGAATTGAATTAGCATTTGAGATGGAATTTTGGTATGATGTAATTCGTTTAGGAGCAAATGAAGCAATTGAATTCCTAAGTAATACAGAAAGAGGAACGTGGAATAACGATACAACTCCTGCAACTGTTAACTCAGAAATGTTTACTCCTACAATCGATGATTTATTATTTCCATATCCAACTGCAGAGACTCAAAACAATCCTGCATTGTTAGAGCCACCTGTTCCTTATCAATTTTAA
- a CDS encoding glycan-binding surface protein produces the protein MKISKIINGLLVFMFCLTVVVSCKDDDELYPQLGSDPKNITEIAQETPELSSLLGALTQVGLDSTLRSTATYTVFAPNNSAFSGVDVSSLSDSILTNVLLNHVITTTTPDFASTLATGYISTMATGPEETNLSLYINADNSLNFNGVASPVEGMFDIGATNGIVHVVDNVLMPPTVVDHALANPDLASLAEAVVQAELAVTLSGAGPFTVFAPTNAAFEEFLTAVNGAFGWSTLSDIPVDVLTEVLLYHVISGENIVAEMTDETTQISMQGETFAIGGTEIDDASYENANIVATDIQGVNGVVHAIDKVLLPEGVFQSVLSATLDIPQRCEDRGFTTFLEAADKVGLTETLETETLTVFAPSNDGFEALFALTENFESIADFVTEEELQVLADIVNYHLVAGELMESDLVDGQEIESVYGDTFTVDLTGEFPRLRPSFEDAIPSGIVTSNIGATNGIIHEINRAMIPDALLSALGIDTGGCEGAHPVGDPDLVFFDWDDNGAWWGSVAAENEGSISLDGSSYGRANFTTGGGGWNDMYWRNDAGTFNGAATVGTNLEDYVLKFDINTLDTPIAAGIFKFRFHSDAVDAFYDFAPWSASGEALDTEGGWISIEIPLSELGQPDFSAVNQEFGMAFDDGGTAIALNFAIDNVRFDAPGYTCGGPDPVDDVDLVFFDWDDNGAWWGAVASEGEASISLDGSNYGRANLTTGGGGWNDMFWRNDASTFNGASTVGTNIDDYVLKFDINTLDTPISAGIFKFRFHSDAVDAFYDYAPWTASGEALDTEGSWITITIPLSELGQPDFGAVNQEFGMAFDDGGVAIMLNFAIDNVRFEAL, from the coding sequence ATGAAAATATCCAAAATTATAAATGGGTTGTTGGTATTCATGTTTTGCTTGACTGTAGTAGTGTCTTGTAAAGATGATGATGAATTATACCCGCAGTTAGGATCAGATCCTAAAAATATTACTGAAATAGCTCAAGAGACTCCTGAACTTTCTAGTCTATTAGGAGCATTAACACAAGTTGGTCTAGATTCAACATTACGATCTACTGCTACTTATACTGTATTTGCACCAAATAATAGTGCTTTTTCAGGTGTAGATGTGTCAAGTTTGTCAGATTCTATATTAACAAATGTTTTACTAAACCATGTAATTACTACTACAACACCAGATTTTGCTTCAACATTAGCAACTGGTTATATCAGTACAATGGCAACTGGTCCTGAAGAGACTAATTTAAGTTTGTATATAAATGCTGATAATAGTCTAAATTTTAATGGAGTTGCATCACCGGTTGAAGGTATGTTTGATATAGGTGCAACTAATGGTATAGTGCATGTTGTAGATAATGTATTAATGCCACCAACAGTTGTTGATCACGCTTTGGCTAACCCTGATTTAGCAAGTTTAGCAGAAGCAGTTGTACAAGCGGAATTGGCAGTTACATTAAGTGGTGCTGGACCTTTTACAGTTTTTGCACCAACAAATGCAGCTTTTGAAGAATTTTTAACTGCTGTTAATGGAGCATTCGGATGGTCAACATTAAGTGATATTCCAGTTGATGTATTAACTGAAGTATTATTATATCACGTTATTTCTGGTGAAAATATTGTTGCTGAAATGACAGACGAAACTACACAAATTTCTATGCAAGGGGAAACTTTTGCAATCGGAGGAACAGAAATAGATGACGCTTCTTATGAAAATGCAAACATTGTTGCTACTGATATTCAAGGTGTCAATGGAGTTGTACATGCAATTGATAAGGTATTGTTACCTGAAGGAGTATTCCAATCAGTATTAAGTGCAACACTTGATATTCCACAAAGATGTGAAGATAGAGGTTTTACAACATTCTTAGAAGCAGCAGATAAAGTTGGTTTAACAGAAACTTTAGAAACAGAAACTTTAACTGTTTTTGCACCAAGTAATGATGGTTTCGAAGCTCTTTTTGCTTTAACTGAAAATTTTGAAAGTATAGCTGATTTTGTAACTGAAGAAGAATTACAAGTTTTAGCAGATATAGTAAATTATCATTTAGTTGCTGGTGAATTAATGGAAAGTGATTTAGTAGATGGTCAAGAAATTGAATCTGTCTATGGAGACACTTTTACAGTTGATTTAACAGGCGAATTCCCTAGACTTAGACCGTCATTTGAAGATGCCATTCCTTCAGGAATTGTAACAAGTAATATTGGTGCAACTAATGGTATTATTCATGAAATTAATAGAGCAATGATACCAGATGCATTACTTAGTGCTCTAGGAATTGATACCGGAGGTTGTGAAGGTGCTCATCCAGTTGGAGATCCAGATTTAGTATTCTTTGATTGGGATGACAATGGTGCATGGTGGGGTTCAGTTGCCGCAGAAAATGAAGGTTCAATAAGTTTGGATGGATCAAGTTATGGTCGCGCTAATTTCACTACTGGTGGTGGTGGATGGAATGATATGTATTGGAGAAATGATGCAGGTACATTTAATGGTGCAGCTACAGTTGGTACAAACTTAGAAGACTATGTTTTAAAATTTGATATTAATACACTAGATACACCAATTGCTGCAGGAATTTTTAAATTTAGATTCCATAGTGATGCAGTAGATGCTTTTTATGATTTTGCACCTTGGAGTGCGTCTGGTGAAGCATTAGATACAGAAGGTGGTTGGATTTCAATTGAAATTCCATTATCAGAATTAGGACAACCAGATTTCAGTGCCGTAAACCAAGAATTTGGTATGGCATTTGACGATGGTGGAACGGCAATTGCTTTAAATTTTGCAATTGACAATGTTAGGTTTGATGCTCCTGGTTATACATGTGGAGGACCAGACCCAGTTGATGACGTTGATTTAGTATTCTTTGATTGGGATGATAACGGTGCATGGTGGGGAGCAGTTGCCTCTGAAGGTGAAGCATCAATCAGTTTAGACGGTTCTAATTATGGAAGAGCAAATCTTACTACCGGTGGTGGTGGATGGAATGATATGTTTTGGAGAAATGATGCTAGTACATTTAATGGGGCAAGTACGGTAGGTACAAATATTGATGATTATGTATTAAAATTTGATATTAATACATTAGATACACCAATTTCAGCAGGTATATTTAAGTTTAGATTCCATAGTGATGCAGTAGATGCATTTTATGATTATGCTCCTTGGACTGCTTCGGGAGAAGCATTAGATACAGAAGGTAGTTGGATTACAATTACTATTCCGTTATCTGAACTTGGTCAACCAGATTTTGGTGCAGTAAACCAAGAGTTTGGTATGGCATTTGACGATGGAGGAGTTGCAATAATGTTAAACTTTGCTATTGATAATGTAAGATTTGAAGCATTGTAA
- a CDS encoding DinB family protein encodes MTVKDLSKKEYLNFQLTYLKKAGNNELMESLIANKEKIKSFFESIPEDKFLYKYAKDKWTIKELLQHIIDTERIFSYRALRIARNDKTELPGFDQDEFNPFSGANNKSKYDLIADYSISRDNTISLFKSFSKEMLLRIGHVSTYNISPRAIGFVTVGHENHHVEIIKERYL; translated from the coding sequence ATGACTGTTAAAGATTTATCTAAAAAAGAATATCTTAATTTCCAATTAACATATTTGAAAAAGGCTGGAAATAATGAACTAATGGAAAGTTTAATAGCTAATAAAGAAAAAATAAAGTCTTTTTTTGAATCAATTCCTGAAGATAAATTTCTATATAAATATGCTAAAGATAAATGGACAATAAAAGAATTACTACAGCATATAATAGACACGGAACGAATATTTTCCTATAGAGCCTTGAGAATTGCAAGAAATGACAAAACAGAATTACCTGGATTTGATCAAGATGAATTTAATCCGTTTTCTGGCGCAAATAATAAAAGTAAATATGATTTAATTGCAGACTATAGTATATCAAGAGATAATACTATTTCGCTATTTAAATCATTCTCTAAAGAAATGCTTCTCCGAATTGGTCATGTAAGTACCTATAACATTTCACCAAGAGCAATAGGATTTGTAACCGTTGGTCATGAAAATCATCATGTTGAAATAATAAAAGAGAGGTATTTATAA
- a CDS encoding phosphoenolpyruvate carboxylase, producing MATQPKLKRFNDNVLDKYQIYNSIFTALPFDSISNTGVLLPLFHEVCENGFANKKNPTEIVEYFFKKYQDKPSESDQISLLFRFIQYIERQVVLFDAIEDAAFPIINNMSGVGTLRNIKEMAKSNEKRDALIKLLNDFKVRIVLTAHPTQFYPGTVLGIITDLTKAIETGDLLKIKKLLAQLGKTPFFKQQKPTPYDEAVNLIWYLENVFYHSFSKIYNYIQGNIGSDTSINNEVINIGFWPGGDRDGNPFVTTEITLKVAERLRHTVLTNYFRDLRKLKRRLTFDQVKEPITELERRVYEEITFPKNKKGKLKLEDFINQLLTIRETIITKHKSLFLDELDDLINKVKLFGFHFATLDIRQDSRVHHTVFTELVAHLQKEGSDIFPKNYNDLSTTEQVEFLSTVKGKINDSGYNNELIEKTIGSIYALKTIQKNNGELGCNRYIISNNQTALNVMQTFAMLNLCGFGSKLPVDVIPLFETVEDLKVAHTVMEELYQNKAYIKHLKNRKYKQTIMLGFSDGTKDGGYLMANWGIFKAKENLTQMSRKYGVKVIFFDGRGGPPARGGGKTHQFYASFGPTIENQEIQLTIQGQTISSNFGTLESSQYNLEQLLSAGISNELFSGSKNVLTNDQKSLMEDLAQISYKTYVDFKNHPKFLPYLEQMSTLKYYAKTNIGSRPSKRSQSDKLNFSDLRAIPFVGSWSQLKQNVPGFYGVGTALKKYEDNGELDKVKDLYNNSDFFKTLLENSMMSLSKSFFELTSYMANDPEFGDFWKIIYEEYKTTKRLILEVAGYSELMENSPEGKASIDIRENIVLPLLTIQQFALRKIQELKKQPNVDTKEIEVYEKIVTRSLFGNINASRNSA from the coding sequence ATGGCAACACAACCAAAATTAAAACGATTCAACGATAATGTTTTAGATAAATACCAAATCTACAACAGTATTTTTACTGCATTACCGTTTGATAGTATTAGCAATACAGGAGTGCTTCTACCATTATTTCATGAAGTATGTGAAAATGGGTTTGCTAACAAAAAAAACCCAACGGAAATTGTAGAATATTTTTTTAAAAAATACCAAGACAAACCATCTGAGAGTGATCAAATCAGTTTACTATTTAGATTCATCCAATATATCGAAAGACAAGTAGTATTATTTGACGCTATAGAAGATGCAGCATTTCCAATCATAAACAATATGAGTGGTGTTGGTACTTTGAGAAACATCAAGGAAATGGCAAAGTCAAATGAAAAACGAGATGCTCTAATAAAACTATTAAATGATTTTAAAGTTCGAATCGTTTTAACTGCACATCCAACTCAATTTTACCCAGGTACAGTTCTTGGAATCATTACCGATCTAACAAAAGCTATTGAAACTGGAGATTTATTGAAAATAAAAAAATTATTAGCACAACTTGGAAAAACTCCATTTTTCAAACAACAAAAACCTACTCCGTACGATGAAGCCGTTAACCTTATATGGTATCTAGAAAATGTTTTTTACCATTCATTTTCTAAAATATATAACTATATCCAAGGGAATATTGGGTCTGATACATCAATAAATAATGAAGTAATAAATATTGGTTTTTGGCCTGGTGGTGATAGAGATGGAAATCCATTTGTAACTACGGAAATCACTTTAAAAGTTGCAGAAAGATTACGCCATACTGTTTTAACTAATTATTTTAGAGACCTTAGAAAACTAAAACGACGCTTGACATTTGATCAAGTTAAAGAACCAATTACTGAATTAGAGCGTAGAGTTTATGAAGAGATTACTTTTCCAAAAAATAAAAAAGGAAAATTAAAACTAGAAGATTTTATAAATCAACTTCTAACTATTAGAGAAACTATAATAACAAAGCATAAATCTTTATTTTTAGATGAATTAGATGATTTAATTAATAAAGTAAAATTATTCGGTTTCCATTTCGCTACTCTTGACATTCGTCAAGACAGTAGAGTACATCACACTGTTTTTACAGAATTAGTAGCACATCTTCAAAAAGAAGGTAGTGATATTTTCCCAAAAAACTATAATGATTTATCAACGACAGAACAAGTTGAGTTTCTATCTACTGTCAAAGGAAAAATTAATGATTCTGGGTATAATAATGAACTTATTGAAAAAACTATTGGTTCGATTTACGCACTAAAAACAATACAAAAAAACAATGGAGAATTAGGATGCAATAGATACATCATTAGTAATAATCAAACTGCATTAAACGTGATGCAAACATTTGCCATGCTTAATTTATGTGGATTTGGAAGCAAACTTCCTGTTGATGTTATTCCACTTTTTGAAACTGTTGAAGATTTAAAAGTAGCTCATACAGTAATGGAAGAGTTATACCAAAATAAGGCATATATCAAGCACCTAAAAAACAGAAAATATAAACAAACAATCATGCTTGGGTTTTCTGACGGAACAAAAGATGGTGGTTATTTAATGGCAAATTGGGGAATTTTCAAAGCCAAAGAAAACTTGACTCAAATGTCAAGAAAATATGGAGTTAAAGTTATTTTCTTTGATGGTCGTGGTGGACCTCCTGCACGTGGTGGTGGAAAAACACATCAGTTCTACGCTTCATTTGGACCAACTATTGAAAATCAAGAAATTCAATTAACAATTCAAGGACAAACAATTAGTTCAAACTTTGGAACTTTAGAATCATCACAATACAATTTAGAACAACTTTTAAGCGCTGGTATTTCAAATGAATTATTTAGTGGAAGTAAAAATGTTTTAACAAATGATCAAAAAAGTCTTATGGAAGACTTAGCTCAAATATCTTATAAAACTTATGTTGATTTTAAAAACCATCCGAAGTTCTTACCATATTTAGAGCAAATGAGTACATTAAAATATTATGCCAAAACAAATATTGGTAGTAGACCTTCTAAACGTTCTCAATCAGACAAATTAAATTTTTCTGATTTAAGAGCAATTCCATTTGTAGGATCTTGGAGTCAATTAAAACAGAATGTCCCTGGGTTTTATGGGGTAGGAACAGCACTTAAGAAATATGAAGACAATGGAGAACTAGATAAAGTGAAAGACTTATACAACAATTCAGATTTCTTTAAAACATTACTTGAAAATAGTATGATGTCATTGTCTAAATCTTTCTTTGAATTAACTTCTTATATGGCAAACGACCCTGAATTTGGAGACTTTTGGAAAATTATATACGAAGAATACAAAACAACTAAGAGATTGATTCTGGAGGTTGCTGGGTATTCAGAATTGATGGAGAACAGTCCTGAAGGAAAAGCATCAATAGATATTAGAGAAAATATAGTTTTACCTCTTTTAACTATCCAACAATTTGCGTTAAGAAAAATTCAAGAATTAAAGAAACAACCTAATGTTGACACTAAAGAAATTGAGGTTTATGAAAAGATTGTAACTCGTTCTTTATTTGGTAATATTAATGCGAGTAGAAATTCTGCATAA
- a CDS encoding helix-turn-helix transcriptional regulator: MKNNLKIERAIKNFTQAQLAELIGVSRQTINSMELNKYVPSTVLALKISQIFEKNVNDIFFLEDDD; this comes from the coding sequence ATGAAAAATAATTTAAAGATTGAAAGAGCGATTAAAAACTTTACACAGGCTCAATTAGCAGAATTGATTGGTGTAAGTAGACAAACAATTAATTCTATGGAATTGAATAAATATGTTCCTTCAACAGTATTGGCTCTTAAGATTTCTCAAATTTTTGAAAAAAATGTAAACGACATTTTCTTTTTAGAAGATGATGATTAA